The segment CTTCACCGCGGCCTCGTCGACGTCGGTGGCGCCGACGGTCACGTCGACCACGAACACCACCACGTCAGCGGTCTGCACGGCGATCTCGGCCTGGGCGGCGATCGCCGCGGCCCGGTCACGCGCGTCCGGTTCCCAGCCGCCGGTGTCGACGACGGTGAACCGGCGCCCGTTCCACTGCGCGTCATACGGAACCCGGTCCCGGGTCACGCCGGGCACGTCCTCCACGACCGCCTGCCGGCGGCCGATGATCCGGTTGACCAGCGTCGACTTGCCGACGTTGGGGCGGCCGACGACGGCCACCACGGGAACCGGGCCCTGAAACTCGTCGGAGGACGACGAATCAGAAGAGGGAGAGAGGTCGAAACCACCCTCGAAATCGTTGAGATCGAGGCCGGCGGGAAGCTCAGTCACTTACTTACCTTGCTGTTGAGCAGTTCAAGAAGGTGGGCGACAACCTCGTCGATGCCCATGCCGGTGGTGTCCACCTCGAGGGCGTCGGAGGCCTGCCGGAGCGGGTCGACCGCCCGGCTGGAGTCGAGCTTGTCGCGACGGGCCAGGTCGGCCTCGGTTGCGGCGACGTCGGTGGCGTCCTCGGCGCTGCGCCGAGCGGCGCGGGCAGCGGCGGACGCGGTCAGGTAGACCTTGAGGTCGGCGTCGGGTGCGACGACCGAAGCGATGTCGCGGCCCTCGACGATGATCCGTGGGTGCGAGGCGATGATCGCCTGCTGCAGCGTCACCAGCTGCTTGCGGACCGCGGGGACAGCGGCGACCGCGGACACCGCGGAAGTGACCTCGGGGCCGCGAATCGGGGCGTCGACGTTGGTGCCGTTCGCGGCGAAGTGTGGCGCGGCGGGATCCGTACCGATCGACAGCTCGGTCTCCAGCGCGATCTTGGCGATCGCCTCCGGGTCCGTCAGGTCGGCGCCGCCCTGCAGAACTGCCCAGGTCACCGCCCGGTACATGGCGCCGGTGTCGAGATACACCCCGTCGACGGCCGCGGCGAGCCGCCGGGAAACGGTGGACTTGCCCGAGCCCGACGGCCCGTCGACGGCCACCACGCACTTCTCCGGCCGTTCCTGAAGAGCCACCGTTCCTCCAACCGTCCCCAACACCAACCCTCCCATTGTGCCCGCCCACGCAGTCATCGACGAACCGGGGCTGCATGCAGCAGATATCGACGAACCCGCCGGCTTCCGCTATGTTACTGATGAGTAACTACGAAGGGGGCCGCAATGCCGCAGCTCGACCGCCACGACGACGTCTACGTGCTCAACCTCGGTGACACCGAGAACCGACTCCACCCCGACCAGATCGCCGCCCTCAACACCCTGCTCGACGAGATCGAGAAGGGCCCCACCCCGGCCGCGCTGGTCACCACCGCCACCGGCAAGCACTACAGCCTCGGCCTCGACCTCGACTGGCTCGGTGAACACCCCGATCAGCGCGTCGCGTACGCCAAGTCTGTTCATGAATTGCTCGCCCGCGTGCTCACCCTGCCCATGGTGACCGTCGCCGCCCTGCAAGGGCACACCTTCGCCGGCGGCGCCATGCTGTCGCTCGCCCACGACCTGCGCGTGATGCGCGCCGATCGCGGTTTCTGGTGCCTGCCGGAAGCGGACATCGGCCTGCCCTTCACTCCCGGCATGAGCGCGCTGATCCAGGCCCGCCTCACTCCACAGGCCGCGCACGAGGCCATGATCACTGCCCGCCGCTACGGCGCCGAGGAGGCCACCGACCTGGGCATCATCGACCGGGCCGTCTCGGAAGACGCCGTGCTGAGCACGGCGATCTCCCTGGCTCAGGCCCAGGCGAGCAAGGCCGGTCACGCTCTGCGAATGATCAAAACCCGCATGTACCCCAGCGTCCTGGATGCCCTCGCCCTTTCCACCATCTGATTTGTATGCACGACCCGCTCAGCCCAGCGCAAAAGGCAAGTCGCCCCACCGTCTTCCCGAACCGCAACAAACGCGACCCTGCCCCCTCACGAGCCCGAATCCCGGCCCGGTCAAGATCAACCCCGGCTGACGCCCAGTGTCGCTTCCCGTGCGTTCAGCCAGCACTGACCGTCAGCCAAGCAACCCCGGCTGACGGTCAGCGTCGTGTGCGAACAGCTGAGGCAGCAGTGGCGGTCAGCCGAGCCCATTCGGCTGACGGTCACGGTCGCTTGCGGGCGACTGAAGCAGCAGTGGCGGTCAGCCGGGTGCTCGTGGCGCGGCCTGCGGCAGAACGCGGGGCAGCGAGGTGGCGGGGCGCGGCTGAGCGGCCTGGGCGGGGAAGGCGCGCCCGGCTATGGTTCGCCGATGAGCTTGGGGCGATCACTGCCGTCTGCGGTGCCGGTGGGGCTGCCCGAGTGGGAGAAGTACCGGCTTCTGCGGGCCGAGTCCGAGTACGCGTCGGTGCGGAAGGACGCGCGGGTCGCGTACGCAATGTGGTGTTTTGTGGGGTTGATCGGTGGTCACCGCTTCTACCTGGGTGACACCGGGCGCTCGATCGCGATGCTTTTCACGCTCGGCGGATGCGGGCTGTGGACTCTGCTGGACGTCTTCTTCGTCGGGCGCCGGGTTCGGGCTGTCAACCGTGACCGTCGCGCCGCGATCATGGCCCGCTACGGCATCGTCGATCAGACGCCCTGACCGCTGCGGGTGGGTCAGGTGCCCTGGTTCAGGGTGGGTAGCAGCTTGGCGGTGATGGCGCCGAGGCAAGCTACGTCGTCGGCCGTCAGGTGGTCGAAGATCAGGCGGCGGACTTCGGCTACGTGGCCTGGGGCGGCGGCCTCCAAGGCGGCCATGCCGGCGTCGGTCAGGCAGGCGATCTGGCCGCGTTTGTCGCTGCGGCAGGCCTGCCGGGTGACCCAGCCGCGTTGTTCGAGGCTGGCTACCGCGTGGGACAGGCGGCTGGTGGTGCTGCCGACCACCCGGGCCAGGTCGGTCATCCGCATCGAGTGGCCCGGCTCGTGGCTGAGCATGGCCAGGATCTGGTAGTAGGCGTGCGGGATTCCGGTCTCCTCCCGCAGCTGCCGGTCCAGGGCGGCGGGCAGCAGCATGAGCAGCTGGGCGACGTTGACCCAGGTCTGCTGCTCCCCGTCGGTGAGCCAGCGGGGTTCGACAGCGGGTCGGGTGTCGGTCACCTCATCATCCTCGCCGATCTTCAGTTCAGGGCGCGACCGCTGGGGCGAGCACGTGGGCGTTGGCCTCGCGGACGTGGTGGGCCAGGTCGGGGAGTTCGAGGACGTCGATGCCGTGGCCGCGCAGGGTCTCGACGCCGTCGCAGTCGGCGAACAGCAGGGGTTCGCGCAGGGCCAGGACCACCCGGTTGATACCGGCGGCCAGGACCAGGTTGGTGCAGGACGCCGGCCGGGAGCGGCGGGTCGTGCACGGCTCCAGCGTGGTGTAGATGGTCGCGCGGGAGAGGTCGGCGCCGGGAAGTTTGGCGAGGGCCACCTCTTCGGCGTGGTGAGTGGGGTCGATCTCGCCGGTGTAGCCGGTGGCCAGCACGGTGCCGTCGTGGTCGACGATCACGGCGCCGACGGCGTAGCGGGCGGCCACGAGCGGCGCGGTGCGGGAGACGGTGATCGCAGCGTGCATCCAGTGCCGGTCGGTGTCGGCGGTCACCGAAACAACAGCGGTCATATCAGCCGGCCAAGGGGAGGTCGAGGGTGTGGGCGGTGTGGTCGCGCTTCGCGGCCAGGTAGCGAGCGTTCGCGTCGGACAGGTGCACGCCGGTGCGGATCTGCTCGGTCACCGCGATGCCGAGCGTCTCCAGCTGGGCGGCCTTGTCCGGGTTGTTGCTGAGCAGGCGGATCCGGTCGGCGCCCAGCGCGGCCAGCATCTGCGCGGCGGGCGTGTAGTCCCGCTCGTCCTCGCCGTGACCGAGGGCCAGGTTGGCCTGGTAGGTGTCGAGGCCGGTGTCCTGCAGCGCGTAGGCGTCGAGCTTGGCGTACAGGCCGATGCCGCGGCCCTCCTGGCGCAGGTAGAGCAGGAAGCCGCCGGTCTGGGTGATGCGCTCGACGGCCTCGCGCAGCTGCGGGCCGCAGTCGCAGCGCTCGCTGCCGAAGACGTCGCCGGTGAGGCACTCGCTGTGCGGGCGGACCAGCGGGGCGGGACCACCCAGCGCGGAGCCGGCCAGGGCGGCGCGCCAGTCGCCGAGGGCGAGGGCGAGGTGTTCGCGGCCGTCAGCGAGACCGGTGAAGGTGTGCACTTCGGCGCTGGTCGTGTACCCGTCGGGGAACCGCAGCGGGACGACGACCCGGGTGCGCACCCTGGCCAGCGGTGTTCCCAGCGCGATCGTCATACCAAACCCCCATGTTGTTGAAGCTTCACCAAGCATCGTCCGGCGATGTTGAAACTTCAAGAACGATTTCGGTGGCGAACGCCACCCCCTGTTCCGGCGTCCCACGCAATCGGCAGCGGGGCGGCGCCACCCAAGGGGAGTTCCGAAATGCAACCACACGTACACCGGAGCAGGGTCGACTGCTGTCGATGGACGTGGCTAGAGTGGCCTGCTTTGGCGCTATTGGTACCGGCGCCGCACGACGGGGAGGTTTTGTGAACAAGCGACTGATGCGTGGCGGTATAGCACTGGCAGCGGCCGCGGTGCTGGCGATGACCGGCTGCGCCAACAACCAGGACGCGAGCACGGGCGGAGACACCCAGGCGGCGGCCGACACGTCGAAAGACCCGAACGAGGCCCTGGTCGCGGCGGCCACCAAGCTGCAGGAGCAGTCCTACAAGGCGGTCATCGACATGGGCGACTCCGGCAGCTTCCAGGGCGTGCTGGACCCGAAGAAGAACGTCAGCGAGTTCAGCATGGAGAACACCGCTGACGGCGAGACGCTGAAGACCGAGATGCGGACCGTCGACGGCGTCACCTACCTGCGGATGACCATGCCGGGTGCGGAGATCCCGGGGATGGACGGCAAGACCTGGCGCAAGATGGGCGGCGAGGGCGGTCCGGGCACGCTCGGCAACTTCGACGCCTCGCAGTACGCGAAGAGTCTGGAGACGGCGGCCGACGTGAAGTGGGCGGGCGCCGACACCCTGACCGGGACGATCGACCTGGCCAAGACCGGCAAGCAGATGGGTCTCGGCGCGGCCGACATCGCCAAGCTGCCGCAGCCGACGATCCCGTTCGAGGCGAAGATCGACGACGAGGGGCGGCTGACCCGCTACACGATGACCATGCCGGCCGCGCCGGGCGCCGAGCTGCCGACGAAGATGGACGTCACCTACTCCGAGTTCGGGGTGCCGGTCGACGTCAAGGCACCGGCCGCGAACGAGCTGGCGAAGGAGTAGGTCAAGGCTCCGGCTGCGAACGGACTCGCGACGAAGTAGCCGGTTCGAGACCGGCGCCGGTGCCCGCAGCCGCCCGGCGCCGGCTCGACACCACCGGCTCCAGCAGGACCACGACCAGCGCGGCGAGCGTCAGCCCGGCGCCGGCCAGCGCGGTGCTGCGCACCCCCGGCTCGGGGATCAGCACGCTGCCGAGGAACGCGCCGGCGGTGATGCCGACGTTGAACGCGGTCGACGTACCGGCCGAGGCCATGTCGGAGCTGGTCGGCGCGGTCTCCAAAGCCCGCACCCCGATCCCGGCGGCCATCCCGGCCAGCGCGAACCCGGACAGCCCCAGCGTGATCGCGGCCCCGACCTGCGACGTGCCGAACGCCCACTGGCAGCTCAACGCGACGAACTGGACGCCGATGAAACCGACCATGGTCAGCCAGCCGTTGCGGCCGACCACCCACCCGGCGACGAACACGCCGACCAGCCCGGCGAGCCCGCGCACGAACAACATCGGGCTGACCCCGGACTCGCCGAACCCGGCGACGTCGGTGAGGAACGGGCTGACGTAGGTGAACATCGTGAACGACCCGCCGACCGCCAGCGCGGTGTAGACGACGATCGCCCAGTAACGCCCGACGTCCGGAGCACTGCCGCGCGCGGTCTCCCGCTCCCCCGGCGGCGCGCTGGGCATCAGCACGACCAGGGTGATCAGGATGAGCAGGCTCAGGCCGCTGAGCGCGAGAAAGGCGATCTGCCAGCTGGTCTGCTGACCGAGCCAGGTGCCGACCGGGACGCCGGCGAGAGCGCCGAGGGAGCTTCCGGCGTACAGAATCGACAGTGCCCGCGGGCGCACCTGCGCGCGGAACAGGGCCGCCGCGGCCGGGGTGATGACCGCCCAGAAGATCGCCTGGCTGAGTGCGGTGACCACCCTGGCCGCCATCAGCGGCCCATAGCCGTCGAGGAACGCGCACAGCGCGTTCGAGACGGCGAAGACCGCGAGCAAGGCGCAGATCAGCAGCTTGCGCGGGATGCGCTGGGTGACTTTGGTGAGCGGCACGGAAGCGACGACCACGACCAGGCCGTAGACCGTGACCAGTAGCCCGACGGCGGAGACGGTGCTGCCGAGATCGTCGGCGATCAATGGCAGCAGGCCGATCGGCAGAGTCTCGGCGGTCACGTAGGTGAAGGTGGACAGCGTGAGCGCGATGAGCGACAGCACCGCGGGGGCGCTGCCGAGCCGGGATCTCATAGGGATTCCCCTTACCCGCCCACCGACCGGTTATCGGAAACCGGTAAGGAGGAAGGCGGCGAAGCCCGCCAAGGCTAACGGCACGGCAGCGGCCAGGGCCAGCAGGCGCTGGCGGGCGATCAAAACAATGATCAGTACGCCGAGCGCGGTGTTGATCAGCACGTCGGCGATCGGGGTGTTGCCGTAATTCGGGTCGCCGATGCGGGTGGCGTGCAGCAGGGCCTCGGCGAACAGGACGGCGCCGGGCAGGGCGGGGCCGGCGATGCGGCGCCAGTCGTGGTCGTGGGCCCAGGTGCCGCCGATGCCGAAGACGGTGCCGGCGATGACGCCGAACGCCATCCAGATGATCGAGCTGGGTTGCCTGATGACGGCCCAGTCGTCGTTCTGGATGAGGGCGGCGGCGATGTAGTAGCTGGGCACGGCGATGACGAGCATGGCGGAGGCGGCTGCTGCGGCGCGCAGACGGCCGGTGCGGATCCAGTAGCCGAAGGCGAACGCGGCGACCGCCCACACGGCTGAGGAGTTGCCGAGGTCGCCGAGCGGCGACGGCACGTATTTGATCCACACGAAGTCGAGGAAGCCGAGCAGGAAGCCGGCCGGCAGGACGGCAAGCGCCATCAGCAGCGTCGGCCGAGATGCGGCCGGCCGGAGAACAGCCGGCTGGAGATCAGGTTGCATGAGACCCTCACGCGTCGGTGGCTTTTCGGGCGCGATGGGCGCGCAGTTTGTGGCGGTTGCCGCAGCGTTCCATAGCGCACCAGCGGCGGGCGTTGGGGCGCGACGAGTCGACGAAGACGAGCGGGCAGTTGTCGCTGGCGCACTCGCGGATGCGGTCGGCGAGTGGTCCGGTGAGCAACTCGATCATCTCGCGGGCGAAGGTCGACATGGCCTGGGTGGCGGTGACCGGGGCGGCCCAGCCGACGGTGGCGCCGTCGGCGGCGAGCTCAGGGACCAGCGGGGCTTCGGCGGCGGCGGCGTTGATGACGGCGACGGCATCGGCCGGCAGCGGGAGGTGGTCGGCGCGGGCGTGGGCGGCCACCCAGATCGCCTGGCGCAGGATCTTTGCGGCGATGAGCTCGGCGGTGGTGACCGGCGTGGTGGGTGACACGCCGGGTGGCAAGACAGCGAGCCAGGCGGCCAGGTCGGCGGGCTGGTGCAGCGACTCGAAGACCGCGAACGGCCCCTCGCCGCCGGTGTGGGCGAAGTCGAGGCAGACGGCCCCGGCGTCGAAGCGGAATGAACCGCCGCGGGGATCGGTCAGCACTCGTCCGGTTGCGCTCGCTCGCATGAAACCACTATAACTGGTTATGCAAGAGGACACCGCTTCAACTGGTTACGATTTCGATTGGCACGGAGGAGTGACGATGAGCGTTCGGCACATCAACCCGGAGGGACTGCACCGGAGCCCGGCCTTCAGCCAGGCCGTGGTGGTCGAGCAGCCGGCCAAGACGATCTACATCGGCGGGCAGAACGGGGTCGACGCCGACGGCAAGGTCGTCGGGCCGACCATGGGCGAGCAGGCCCGACAGGTGTTCCGCAACATCAGGACGATCCTGGAGAGCGAGGGGGCGACACTGGCGAACGTCGTGCACTGGCGGATCGCCGCTCTTGAGGGGCAGACGTTCGACGACGGGGTGGCCGCGTTCCAGGAGGTGTGGGATCGCAACGATCCGCCGCCCGCGATCACAGTGCATTTCGTGTCGGGGCTGAACCCGGGATGCCTGGTGGAGATCGATGCGGTGGCGGTGATCTGACGCTTCGGCCCGGCGGCCGCGCTGGGAGCGTGCCCCAACGGCTCGCGGGGCGCTTGCGGGACACCGCTGGGGTCGTGCCCGGCAGCGGCTCGCGGGGTACTCGCGGGACACCGCTGGGGCGTGCCCGGCAGCGGCTCGCGGGACACCGCTGGGGTCGTGCCCGGCAGCGGCTCGCGGGGTGCTCGCGGGACGGCCACGATCGGGTTTCACAGGAGGGCGCGGACGGCGGCTGCGTCGGCGCGCCACCTCGTCTCGTCGAGCAGAGGTGGCGTGGTGGCCGGCAGCGGGCCGCCGTCGCCGACGTCGTCGGCGTAACGGGCGGTGACGTGGGTGTGCAGGTGCGGTTCCCAGTTGCCCATGGTCAAGTAGTTCATCTTGGCCGGCCGGAAGCAGTCGCGGATGGCGCGGGCGACAAAGATGACCTCGCGGTGATACTGGTCGGCCTCACCGACGGTGAGGTCCATCGGCTCGACGACGTGCCGGCCGCGCCAGACGACGACCGCGTAGCCGCGCACGAAGGCGCGGCGGGCGAAATACGCGTCGGTGACCTGGCCGGTGAAGATGCGCAAGCCGAAGTCGATCTCGTCGGGCCGCCCGTGGGCGCACCACCGGCAGTCGTCACCCGCCATCCGGGCTGCCCAGTCCCCCGCCCATGCCACGCTGCCCGACGGTAGACGACAGTCACGCTCCGCGCTGCCCCGCTCACCGCAGGGCGAGCACGCGCTGGCACGGACAGCTGCGCTCCGCACTGCCTCGCTTACTGCAGGGGGCTGGCACGGACAGCCGCGCTCCGCACTGCCCCGCTTACTGCAGGGCGGGCACGCGCTCGCGGGGGCGGCTGCGTGACACCGCCACGCCGGCCAGGCAGAGCGCGCCTCCGGCGAGGGTCAGCCAGCCGGGCACCTCACCCAGCAGCATCCAGGAGAGGAGGATCACCACCACGGGTACGGCGTACGTGGTCGACCCCATCTTGCCGGCGGTGGTGCGCGCCAACGCGTACGCCCAGGTGGTGAATGCGATCGCGGTCGGGAAGACGCCCAGGTAGATGACGTTGAGGGTGATACCGATTGGCGCCTCGGACACGTCCTCGATCAGCTGGCCGGCGAACGGCAGGCAGCAGATCGCGCCGATCAGGCAGCCGAACGTGGTGGCCTGCAGCGCGGTGGCGTGCCGCAGCGCCGGTTTCTGGGCGACTACCCCGGCGGCGTAGGTGACCGCGGCGACCAGGCAGAGCAGCACGCCCAGGATCGACGCGCGCCCGCCGTCGGACATCGACAGCCCGACGACTACGGCACCGGCGAACGAGACGGCGATCCCGGCGAGCAGCCGTGGTGGGAAGCCCTCCTTGAGCAGCCAGCTGGCCAGCAGGGCCATCACGGCCGGGCCGACGTTGACGATCATCGCCGCGGTGCCGGCGTCGACGAGTTGCTCACCCCAGTTCAGCGCGACCATGTAGACGCCGAACCAGAGCACCCCGGAGACCGCGATGCCCGGCCAGGCGGCGCGCGGCGGCAGGCCCTGGCGGCGGATGGCCAGGAAGATCAGCAGGGTGAGGGCGCCGGCGAGCAGCCGGCCCAGCGCGAGGGATCCCGGGTGGAAGTGCGGTGCGGCGGCCCGGATGCCGACGAAGGCCGAAGCCCAGAGGATCACGGTGACGGTGGCGGCGGCTATCGCGGGCATACCTGCGAGCCAACCGTGCCGGCCCGGTTCTGAGCTAGCGATTTTCGGACGTCACGCTCGCCGGCCCGGTCGCCGGGATCTGAGCTAGCGATTCTCGGACGTCGCGCTCGCCGGCCCGGTCGCCGGGATCTGAGCTAGCGATTTTCGGACGTCGCGCTCGCCGGTCTCGTCGCCGGGGTCTGAGCGAGCGATTTTCGGACGTCGCGCTCGTCTGTCTCGTCGCCGGGGTCAGATGAAGACATCCTCATCTCATTCTCATCCCAAGATCACCAGCGGTCGGCACGCTGAGTCTCGTGCGTGTGATACCCCGATTCCTCGTCCTGGCCGCGGTGCTCGTCATCCCGGTCCTGCTCGCCGTCGCCAGCCAGGCGATGACGCGGCCGCCCGGGCCGCCGGATCTGCCGGACGCGCCGATCGAGGTGTCGTTCGCGCCGACCACCGCGGTCGCACCACCGTCGGCGCCCACCGCCGGGCCGAGCGCGAGCGCGGGCACGAGCCCGGGCGCGAGCCCGGGCGCGAGCCCGGGCGCGAGCCCGGGCGCGAGCGCGGGCACGGGCACGGGCACGGGCACGGACAGCCTGGAACCGCCGGTCATCCGTACGCCCCGGCCGACTGTCGACGACGACGCCGAGGACACCGATGACGACGACTGACCCGGTCGCCGGGCGCGGCTCCTCGGTGCCGGCCCGGTGGCGGATCACCGGGTGGATCCTGCTGGCCACCACGATTGCGCTGGTCGCGGTGATCGTCACCGTGCGCAGCTCGCTGCTGGCCGACGGGGAACGCCGCGCGAACGCCGAGCTGGAGCAGGAGGCCGAGGAGTTCTCCGCGTTCCTCGCCGAAGGGGTCGATCCGACGACTGCGCAGCCGTTCGCCTCGCCGGACCGGGTTCTGGAGGTGTATCTGGCCCGCCAGCATCCGGACGATGACGAGGCCCTGATCGGGCTGGCCGGCACCGACGTGCTGGAGGCCGACCGGCGGGGCAGCGGCAGCACGCGGGCGCCGTACGACATCGCCGCGGACGCCGGGCTGCTGGCCGAGGTCAGCGACCCGGATGACCGGTACGGCTCGGTGGACACCCCGGCCGGGCCGATGCGCTGGGGACGCGTCGACATCGGCGCCGCCCCGGTCCGCGGGTCGCTGGTCATCGCCATCTTCACCGAGCAGCGGCGCGAGGCCACCGACGACGTCGTGCGGCTGATGACCCTGGTCTCGCTCGGCGGCTTGGCCCTCGCGCTGATCATCGGGTGGATCGCGGCCGGCCGGATCCTCGCCCCGGTCCGCGCCCTGCACCGGGTCGCCGCCGACATCGGGGAACGCGACCTCACCGCCCGGGTGCCGGTGCACGGCCGGGACGACATCGCCGCGGTCGCGAACACGTTCAACGCCATGCTCGACCGGCTGGAGGAGGCGTACGGGCTGCAGCGCCGCTTCGTCGACGACGCCGCCCACGAACTGCGCACCCCGATCACCGTCATCCGCGGCCACCTGGAACTGCTCGGCGACGACCCCGCCGACCGGCAGCACACCCTGCGCCTGGTCGACGACGAACTCGGCCGGATGAGCCGCATCGTCTCCGACCTGCTCGTGCTGGCCCGCGCCGAACGCCCCGACTTCGTCAAGGCCCGCCCGACCGAGGTGACCGACCTGATGCTCGACATCGAAGCCAAGTCCCAGGCCCTGGCCGAACGCACCTGGCTGCTCGGCGACATCGCCGAAGGCACCGCGACGATCGACGGGCAGCGCGTCACCCAGGCCGTCCTGCAGCTCGCCGCGAACGCCGCCCAGCACACCGCCGACGGCGACGAGATCCGGATGGGTTCGCGCTTCGACGGCACCGGCGCCGACCGGCGGCTGCTGATCTGGGTGTCCGACAGCGGACCCGGGGTGCAACCCGAGGAGGCCGAAGTGATCTTCGAGCGGTTCCATCACGGGTCCGCCGCCCGGCACGGCCCCCGCGCCGGCGCCGGACTGGGTCTGGCGATCGTGCGGACCATCGCCGACGCGCACGGCGGCCGGGCCTGGGTGCGCAGCACTCCGGGTGAGGGCGCCACGTTCGGTCTGGACCTGCCCGCGCCCGACCGGTTCGAAAGGAATGCCGGATGAGCCGCATCCTGATCGCCGAGGACGACGTCAACATCGCCTCGTTCATTCAGAAAGGGCTGCACTCGGCCGGGTTCGTGACCACGCATGTCGCTGATGGGGGCACGGCGCTGCTGCTGGCCCGCGGCGGTGGCTTCGACCTGGTGATCCTCGACATCGGGTTGCCGGTGATGGACGGGTTCGCGGTGCTGCGGCAGCTGCGCACCGAAGGGCTGCGGCTGCCGGTGATCGTGCTGACCGCCCGGGACGCGGTGGAGGACACCGTGGCGGGGCTGGAAGGCGGGGCGAACGACTACGTGTCCAAGCCGTTCCGGTTCGCGGAGCTGCTCGCCCGGATCCGGGTTCGGCTGCAGGAGGCGGTGCCGGCCGATGCCGGTCTCCATCTGGAGCACGGGGATCTGCTGCTGGATCTGCGGACCCGGCGGGCGCAGTGCGGGGAACGGGTCGTGGATCTGACGGCGCGGGAGTTCGGGCTGCTGGAGATGTTTCTGCGGCATCCGGATCAGGTGCTCACCCGGGAGCAGATCCTCAAGCACGTGTGGGGTTACGACTTCAACCCCGCCTCCAATGTGGTCGACGTGTACGTGCGCACGCTACGCAAGAAGGTCGGGGACTCGCGGATCGAAACCGTCTACGGGATGGGCTATCGGCTGCGATGACCGTTACCGAATACTCGACTACGCCTCCGGTCGTGGCGGCGGGCGCATCGCCCGTACCGGAGAAAAGAAGGCCGCGCATCCTGTTGCCGATCGCCGGGCTTGTGGTGGCGGGGTTGTTCGCCTGGACCGCGGGGCGCTCGGGCAGTGGGCCCGGTGGCGCGGCGTCCGTGACGCTGCTGGTGTTCGCCGCTGCGGTGTGGCTGTGGACGTTCACCAAGATCGACGACA is part of the Actinoplanes sp. NBC_00393 genome and harbors:
- the cmk gene encoding (d)CMP kinase, encoding MALQERPEKCVVAVDGPSGSGKSTVSRRLAAAVDGVYLDTGAMYRAVTWAVLQGGADLTDPEAIAKIALETELSIGTDPAAPHFAANGTNVDAPIRGPEVTSAVSAVAAVPAVRKQLVTLQQAIIASHPRIIVEGRDIASVVAPDADLKVYLTASAAARAARRSAEDATDVAATEADLARRDKLDSSRAVDPLRQASDALEVDTTGMGIDEVVAHLLELLNSKVSK
- a CDS encoding enoyl-CoA hydratase-related protein yields the protein MPQLDRHDDVYVLNLGDTENRLHPDQIAALNTLLDEIEKGPTPAALVTTATGKHYSLGLDLDWLGEHPDQRVAYAKSVHELLARVLTLPMVTVAALQGHTFAGGAMLSLAHDLRVMRADRGFWCLPEADIGLPFTPGMSALIQARLTPQAAHEAMITARRYGAEEATDLGIIDRAVSEDAVLSTAISLAQAQASKAGHALRMIKTRMYPSVLDALALSTI
- a CDS encoding TM2 domain-containing protein, with the protein product MSLGRSLPSAVPVGLPEWEKYRLLRAESEYASVRKDARVAYAMWCFVGLIGGHRFYLGDTGRSIAMLFTLGGCGLWTLLDVFFVGRRVRAVNRDRRAAIMARYGIVDQTP
- a CDS encoding MarR family winged helix-turn-helix transcriptional regulator, with amino-acid sequence MTDTRPAVEPRWLTDGEQQTWVNVAQLLMLLPAALDRQLREETGIPHAYYQILAMLSHEPGHSMRMTDLARVVGSTTSRLSHAVASLEQRGWVTRQACRSDKRGQIACLTDAGMAALEAAAPGHVAEVRRLIFDHLTADDVACLGAITAKLLPTLNQGT
- a CDS encoding deaminase; this encodes MTAVVSVTADTDRHWMHAAITVSRTAPLVAARYAVGAVIVDHDGTVLATGYTGEIDPTHHAEEVALAKLPGADLSRATIYTTLEPCTTRRSRPASCTNLVLAAGINRVVLALREPLLFADCDGVETLRGHGIDVLELPDLAHHVREANAHVLAPAVAP
- a CDS encoding GTP cyclohydrolase II, with amino-acid sequence MTIALGTPLARVRTRVVVPLRFPDGYTTSAEVHTFTGLADGREHLALALGDWRAALAGSALGGPAPLVRPHSECLTGDVFGSERCDCGPQLREAVERITQTGGFLLYLRQEGRGIGLYAKLDAYALQDTGLDTYQANLALGHGEDERDYTPAAQMLAALGADRIRLLSNNPDKAAQLETLGIAVTEQIRTGVHLSDANARYLAAKRDHTAHTLDLPLAG
- a CDS encoding MFS transporter gives rise to the protein MRSRLGSAPAVLSLIALTLSTFTYVTAETLPIGLLPLIADDLGSTVSAVGLLVTVYGLVVVVASVPLTKVTQRIPRKLLICALLAVFAVSNALCAFLDGYGPLMAARVVTALSQAIFWAVITPAAAALFRAQVRPRALSILYAGSSLGALAGVPVGTWLGQQTSWQIAFLALSGLSLLILITLVVLMPSAPPGERETARGSAPDVGRYWAIVVYTALAVGGSFTMFTYVSPFLTDVAGFGESGVSPMLFVRGLAGLVGVFVAGWVVGRNGWLTMVGFIGVQFVALSCQWAFGTSQVGAAITLGLSGFALAGMAAGIGVRALETAPTSSDMASAGTSTAFNVGITAGAFLGSVLIPEPGVRSTALAGAGLTLAALVVVLLEPVVSSRRRAAAGTGAGLEPATSSRVRSQPEP
- a CDS encoding DUF6518 family protein produces the protein MQPDLQPAVLRPAASRPTLLMALAVLPAGFLLGFLDFVWIKYVPSPLGDLGNSSAVWAVAAFAFGYWIRTGRLRAAAAASAMLVIAVPSYYIAAALIQNDDWAVIRQPSSIIWMAFGVIAGTVFGIGGTWAHDHDWRRIAGPALPGAVLFAEALLHATRIGDPNYGNTPIADVLINTALGVLIIVLIARQRLLALAAAVPLALAGFAAFLLTGFR
- a CDS encoding CGNR zinc finger domain-containing protein, which translates into the protein MRASATGRVLTDPRGGSFRFDAGAVCLDFAHTGGEGPFAVFESLHQPADLAAWLAVLPPGVSPTTPVTTAELIAAKILRQAIWVAAHARADHLPLPADAVAVINAAAAEAPLVPELAADGATVGWAAPVTATQAMSTFAREMIELLTGPLADRIRECASDNCPLVFVDSSRPNARRWCAMERCGNRHKLRAHRARKATDA
- a CDS encoding RidA family protein, with product MSVRHINPEGLHRSPAFSQAVVVEQPAKTIYIGGQNGVDADGKVVGPTMGEQARQVFRNIRTILESEGATLANVVHWRIAALEGQTFDDGVAAFQEVWDRNDPPPAITVHFVSGLNPGCLVEIDAVAVI
- a CDS encoding HIT family protein, producing the protein MAWAGDWAARMAGDDCRWCAHGRPDEIDFGLRIFTGQVTDAYFARRAFVRGYAVVVWRGRHVVEPMDLTVGEADQYHREVIFVARAIRDCFRPAKMNYLTMGNWEPHLHTHVTARYADDVGDGGPLPATTPPLLDETRWRADAAAVRALL